Genomic DNA from Hyperolius riggenbachi isolate aHypRig1 chromosome 10, aHypRig1.pri, whole genome shotgun sequence:
TTATTGACTGGGGATTCTGATTACACTTAACTTTGGATTGAACACAGGGAAGATAAGAAAGTTGATCTTTCATATTGTCCTTCATTATATCACAGCCTATTGAATTATTTTTACTAGGTAATAGTAGTAAGGTAAAGTGATAAACTGCAAACAACgccccatcccctcccccccccccccccccccccatgtctcatTTCCATCCAGActagaggcagtggcgtaactaaagagctgtgggccccgatgcaagttttacaatggggccccccaagcactctatacataacaattgatacggcgcaccaaaatctgccaatggcaactacagtgtcagaggtgcaagaaggggatggggaacagtttgttaatgattactactattcaaagtatctatagaagtgattattatgagcacaggaccaatagagagctaatactgtagttgagggagggcccctctggcccaagggccccgatgcagtcgctacctctgcaccccctattgctacgcccctgactagaGGTGGTTAATGAGATCCTGAAACTGGGACAATCAATTGTACTTCATTTCCCCGAGCCGCATATGATTTTGCATACAATGTGCATGCAAAGCGGCACTATTAGCAGTAAAACGTCACTCAgaaacatctgcatgcttgtttagggtctatggctaagggtattagaggcagatgatcagcaggacagccaggcaatgtgcattgtttaaaaggaaataaatatggctgcctacacattcctctcacttcaagtgtcttttaagttttcctttaaggactAGTGTATCTATTTTGTTTTGCAGATGGACAATACACAAAGTATGCGACAGAGAAGCATCCTGTTATCTCTCTAGGTAGAGAAGCAGAAGGTGTCACAGCACTTCCTTGTGGAGCAGGAAGAGTGATCTCTTGTTTTAAGTGCAGCAGAAGTTTTCATGACAAAGCGGAACTTTTTTCCCATGAGGAAACTCATTTTCCAGAGAAGCCATACacgtgttctgagtgtgggaaatcttatCCTCAAAAATGTCTTCTCCGGAGACATCAAGCGAGGCATGTTGGCCACAAGCCGTTTTCATGTCTCgtatgtgggaaatgctttgtacAGAAAGGGGAGCTTACCTGCCATGAAAAGACTCACAGTGTAGATAAGATTGATCGGCGGGGCCGTCCTCCTAAGGGAACATTCAGGCCAAGGGTAGCTGGTAGTGAATCAGTCTCTATTGGCACATTCCTCTGCTAGTCTGCTTACTTCTCTCTTGTGTCCACTATGATGACTCCTCACCTGTTGCACCTGTGCCTGTTTTCACTTCAGGGTCCTCCAGATTCTCCTGTAGAGATCAGATCCATGCTCTGCATAAGCCCTTAGGGAAGCAACACAGAAGGCATAGGAAGCACCCAACGTGAACGGCCGCTGTGTGGGATCTGATTGGTACAGGCGTCTTTCACTGGGCACGACACACTGCTTGTAACTGCCAGACTTTGACAGTCAAGATGATTTTAACTAAGATATGTGAAGGACTGAGGACTTGTGTTGACTTGTCAGAAGCAGGGCTGGTGctgccattgaggcaaagggCGCAATTGCCCCATTGTCCTGACCGTTTCTGACCAGCCCTGGTCAGTAGAAGAATTATGCAAACAGCAGTTGGTCAGCTGACAAACTTATAGCCAGAGCTAAAATCCCAGCTAAATCCAATGAGGTTCTCTaacccctaggttctcaacgtgtggtacgcgtaccccagggggtacttctgatggttccagggggtactcgggcttgacatactcaaccaagaataacacatttagagttttagaaaatgctaaatattatttaaaacaataccaaattagtattttagctaattaaaagcaatagtaaatgcttggaaattgtttagacccaattatcatgtactacgattaaacttatatttgtcaaggggtacttgtgataatgtttactatgctaaggggtacttggtgagtacagggttttaaaaggggtacacaccaataaaaatgttgagaaacactgctctaaccTACTCCATTCATAGGCCGTGCAGACACTGTCCGGGGTCAGACTCTAGACAACATATTAGTGTAGGGGATTGTGGATAGAAATAGCAGGATCTAATGAGAATAGTTTCTGCTTGAAACAGGCTTTTGCATTTTAGCCTTGCCATACTAATAGTGACTCCACAAAATTGTGTCAGTTGGCATTAAAC
This window encodes:
- the LOC137534375 gene encoding zinc finger protein 394-like isoform X3; translated protein: MKEEAGLMNAEKEEIPIEVRIDTRGTCKDVKAEKDEERYLRIKEEEIAPEINSDGLSNKNMVERVPSLNNLQDSAQEDLEICAQIPQDVYQVKEEVEVRHVMGDEPLKSEDIPIEIGSDGQYTKYATEKHPVISLGREAEGVTALPCGAGRVISCFKCSRSFHDKAELFSHEETHFPEKPYTCSECGKSYPQKCLLRRHQARHVGHKPFSCLVCGKCFVQKGELTCHEKTHSVDKIDRRGRPPKGTFRPRVAGSESVSIGTFLC
- the LOC137534375 gene encoding uncharacterized protein isoform X2 — its product is MYCQGPESQNFPIVGGDCRPVRRNARLTQNNVNMKEEAGLMNAEKEEIPIEVRIDGLSNKNMVERVPSLNNLQDSAQEDLEICAQIPQDVYQVKEEVEVRHVMGDEPLKSEDIPIEIGSDGQYTKYATEKHPVISLGREAEGVTALPCGAGRVISCFKCSRSFHDKAELFSHEETHFPEKPYTCSECGKSYPQKCLLRRHQARHVGHKPFSCLVCGKCFVQKGELTCHEKTHSVDKIDRRGRPPKGTFRPRVAGSESVSIGTFLC